ATACTAAATGATGAATGGATGGAAGCTCAAGGATATTTGAACGACACAAATAGGTTGGTAAATAGCTAATTGTTGTAATGTATATGAACTTAAAGAATTATTATGAAGGCCTTACTTCTGAACGGTTGATTTTTAGAAAGCTCACCTTGGCAGACATAGATGACTGGCTAGAGTTTTATTATAATAATGACAGTCTCAAGTACTTGGGTATCAATTTGAAGCGTACCCCCGAAGTAATGGCAAAAGCCTGGATAACAACTCAAATAGAGCGGTACAACAAAAATGAATATGGGCAGTTGGCAATGATCAATAAACAAAGTAACGAGTTGATTGGTACCAGAGGCTTTAAACTTACCCAGTTTAGGGGACAAAACTATGTAGAGAGTGCAGGCTCTGTTAAGCCTCGTTACTGGAGACAAGGCTATGGTTTTGAAAGCGCAACTTGTATGTACGATTATATTTTTTCACAAAATGATCACAACATGGTCTTGGTCTATTGTCATTTAAATAATGTGTCATCTGAAAAAAACTTACAAAAACTGGGCTTTGTAAAGGTCGAAAATCAGTATACATTAGAAAGAACAGTGGTGGTGTATAAATTACTTCGTTCTGTTTGGCAAAAACGTAAAATAAAAGATAAGGCAGCTGGAATATTATAGTTCAAAATACGCAAAATAAAAGTATATGATTTCTGAAAAAGTAATTCGTAATTTAAGGAGTAACCTGATTAAACAATGTAGCCAACATATTTGTGATATTCCAGTAACCATTGAGAAAGAAATGTTTGGAGAAGTACCTTGTTATTGGGTAAAAACAGCACAAACGACCACTGATCAAGTGATTTTTTATTTGCATGGAGGGTCAAATGTTATGGGTTCTATTAAAAGTCACAAGAACGTAGTTACCCGCATAGCTCACCAAGTAGGTATCCAAGCGTTGTTTGTAGAGTTTAGTTTAGCGCCAGAGTATCCTTTTCCAAAAGGCTTTCAAGACATTTTGCAAGTGTATAAAGAATTACTAAACAAGTATTCATCCAAAGACATTATAGTAATGGGCGACTCAGCCGGTGGGCAACAAGGCTTAGCTTTATTGCTAAAGCTAAAAGATGAACGTGTTTCTTTACCTATGGCTTATGTTGGGTTATCTCCTGCTGTAGATATTACTTCGGGTACGTTGAAGGATAATATTGAAAGAATAAAGGGACAAGATCCTATTATAGCGGATATAGATGAAATAATCTCGCTTTTAAAGTTGTATTACACTCATCATTCACCAAGCAACCCTCTTATATCACCCTTTTATGGAGACTTGACT
This is a stretch of genomic DNA from Microscilla marina ATCC 23134. It encodes these proteins:
- a CDS encoding GNAT family N-acetyltransferase, with product MNLKNYYEGLTSERLIFRKLTLADIDDWLEFYYNNDSLKYLGINLKRTPEVMAKAWITTQIERYNKNEYGQLAMINKQSNELIGTRGFKLTQFRGQNYVESAGSVKPRYWRQGYGFESATCMYDYIFSQNDHNMVLVYCHLNNVSSEKNLQKLGFVKVENQYTLERTVVVYKLLRSVWQKRKIKDKAAGIL
- a CDS encoding alpha/beta hydrolase, yielding MISEKVIRNLRSNLIKQCSQHICDIPVTIEKEMFGEVPCYWVKTAQTTTDQVIFYLHGGSNVMGSIKSHKNVVTRIAHQVGIQALFVEFSLAPEYPFPKGFQDILQVYKELLNKYSSKDIIVMGDSAGGQQGLALLLKLKDERVSLPMAYVGLSPAVDITSGTLKDNIERIKGQDPIIADIDEIISLLKLYYTHHSPSNPLISPFYGDLTGLPPMLIQVSTTEALVFQCEDFVDKAKASGVNVTLEKYEGELHTWQFYNPNTLSSQKSFKNIASFIQKHIRPIFST